A window from Coffea eugenioides isolate CCC68of unplaced genomic scaffold, Ceug_1.0 ScVebR1_645;HRSCAF=1356, whole genome shotgun sequence encodes these proteins:
- the LOC113758664 gene encoding 3'-N-debenzoyl-2'-deoxytaxol N-benzoyltransferase-like, whose product MLIVQPALMYTSFIIWESCITQLFHFGLGKDEWTVDKSHFSTSYGNILICSITVSRVKASGIPSDEKVKFAYAINIRKLVKPPLPAGYWGILTKAEDHVDQPIYKTAELINKSKYNVSDEYVRSFIDFQELNYHEGTTVGAKVSGITDWRHLGHPQWTLVGEVLLQFFLCQETCLEALSPVSFCPILQQMKGKRMVVNFLCVCKNMLFQVSKKT is encoded by the exons ATGCTTATTGTTCAACCTGCTTTGATGTATACTTCATTTATAATATGGGAGAGCTGCATTACCCAGCTATTCCACTTTGGATTGGGCAAGGATGAATGGACAGTTGATAAAAGCCATTTCTCCACGAGTTATGGAAACATATTGATATGCAGCATTACGGTATCTAG AGTTAAGGCTTCTGGGATCCCTTCTGATGAGAAAGTGAAGTTTGCATATGCAATCAACATAAGAAAGCTAGTCAAGCCACCACTACCAGCAGGATACTGGGGAATTCTGACCAAGGCTGAAGACCATGTCGATCAACCGATATATAAAACAGCAGAATTGATCAACAAGAGCAAATACAATGTATCTGATGAATATGTTCGATCATTTATCGATTTTCAGGAGCTAAATTATCATGAAGGGACCACAGTAGGAGCAAAGGTGAGTGGAATTACTGATTGGAGACACTTAGGCCATCCACAGTGGACTTTGGTTGGGGAGGTCCTGTTACAGTTTTTCCTCTGTCAAGAAACCTGCTTGGAAGCGTTGAGCCCCGTTTCTTTTTGCCCTATTCTTCAGCAAATGAAGGGGAAAAGGATGGTTGTAAACTTTCTGTGTGTTTGCAAGAACATGCTGTTTCAGGTTTCAAAGAAGACATGA